From the genome of Cellvibrio japonicus Ueda107, one region includes:
- a CDS encoding glycoside hydrolase family 5 protein — MKSLSSVLLFLFAFCLTPFSQAQNCGSGGGATVCLSATGNANNISLSWTISGSISNVQVYRDTDSNPSGRSRLATVSNSTTSYTDTSAVSGTQYWYWIKFTAGGSSYNSGAASATRGTSCNATAVTPYINVNNTWTQSSSATITAGAQVVFGPHPTTGGAWAWSGCGSSGSAREQTVYPSASCNATAVYTNACGASSSQVFSVTVGGSSSGTMRNLTSVQLARLMGAGWNLGNSLEAIGSETAWGNPATTQALINAVKAAGFKTIRIPVSWSQYADANYNISSSWMARVKQVVDYAKNAGFYVIINIHWDGGWMQPTYANQAAVNSRLTKLWTQIANNFKNYDDYLLFAGTNEVMVDGDYGTPTYEYYTVQNSFNQTFVNTVRATGGNNAVRHLVVQGFNTNIDHTISFVSIPSDSASNRLMMEVHYYDPYNFTLNASSNIWQWGANATNSSATETWANETYVNTQFQRMKTRFIDNGVAVILGEFGAISRTNIPGAESYRTYWNQYITRAAYTRGLVPIYWDNGYTANNGMGLFDRYNGAQVYPNLISTIINAAQ, encoded by the coding sequence ATGAAGTCCTTAAGTTCAGTTCTCCTGTTCTTGTTCGCTTTCTGTCTAACCCCCTTTTCCCAGGCGCAGAATTGCGGCAGCGGTGGCGGAGCCACGGTTTGCCTCAGCGCCACGGGCAACGCCAATAACATCAGCCTGAGTTGGACGATCAGTGGCAGCATCTCCAATGTCCAGGTCTATCGCGATACTGACAGCAACCCCAGCGGCCGCTCACGCCTGGCGACGGTCAGCAACTCCACCACCAGTTATACCGACACCAGTGCGGTAAGCGGCACCCAGTATTGGTACTGGATCAAGTTCACTGCCGGCGGCAGCAGTTACAACTCCGGTGCCGCCAGCGCTACACGCGGCACCTCCTGCAACGCCACTGCGGTGACGCCCTATATCAACGTCAACAACACCTGGACCCAGAGCTCGTCGGCAACTATAACGGCGGGTGCACAGGTAGTCTTCGGGCCCCACCCCACCACCGGCGGCGCCTGGGCCTGGAGCGGCTGCGGCAGCTCGGGCAGCGCCCGTGAACAGACGGTCTACCCCAGCGCCAGTTGTAACGCCACCGCCGTCTACACCAACGCGTGCGGTGCCAGCAGCAGCCAGGTTTTCAGCGTAACGGTCGGCGGCTCCAGCAGCGGTACCATGCGCAACCTGACCAGTGTGCAATTGGCCAGGTTGATGGGCGCCGGCTGGAACCTGGGCAACTCCCTTGAGGCCATCGGCAGTGAAACCGCCTGGGGTAATCCGGCGACCACCCAAGCGCTGATCAACGCGGTAAAAGCGGCCGGTTTTAAAACCATCCGCATCCCCGTGTCCTGGAGCCAGTATGCCGATGCCAATTACAACATCAGCAGTAGCTGGATGGCGCGCGTCAAGCAGGTGGTGGATTACGCTAAAAACGCCGGCTTTTACGTGATTATCAATATCCATTGGGACGGCGGCTGGATGCAGCCCACTTACGCCAACCAGGCCGCCGTCAACAGCCGCCTGACCAAGCTCTGGACGCAGATCGCCAACAATTTCAAAAACTACGACGATTACCTGCTGTTTGCCGGTACCAACGAGGTCATGGTGGATGGCGACTACGGCACGCCCACCTACGAGTACTACACGGTGCAAAACAGCTTCAACCAGACTTTTGTCAACACGGTGCGCGCCACCGGCGGCAACAACGCGGTGCGCCACCTGGTCGTGCAGGGTTTCAATACCAATATCGATCACACGATCAGCTTCGTCAGCATTCCCAGTGATAGTGCCAGCAATCGCCTGATGATGGAGGTCCATTACTACGATCCCTATAACTTCACCCTGAATGCGTCGAGCAATATCTGGCAGTGGGGCGCCAACGCAACCAATTCCTCAGCCACCGAAACCTGGGCTAACGAAACCTACGTCAATACGCAATTCCAGCGCATGAAAACGCGCTTTATCGACAATGGCGTAGCGGTGATCCTGGGTGAATTCGGCGCGATTTCGCGCACCAATATCCCCGGTGCCGAAAGCTACCGCACCTATTGGAACCAATACATTACCCGCGCCGCCTACACCCGCGGCCTGGTGCCGATCTATTGGGACAATGGCTACACCGCTAACAACGGCATGGGTTTGTTTGACCGCTATAACGGCGCACAGGTATATCCCAACCTGATCAGCACCATTATCAATGCGGCGCAATAA
- the serB gene encoding phosphoserine phosphatase SerB: MNEILLINASGQDKPGVTYAITQVLSQWDARILDIGQAVIHDTLALGMLVSLDMQPEAREQLLAAIRQACAEQDIQVRFQSISADSYRHWVDQQGKARHIVTLLARQVTAAQIAELTTIISRHGLNIDSINRLSGRVALTDLEKPVQDEQGSACVEFTVRGTPADMLALRADFMELSARLNIDVAFQSDTVYRRNRRLVCFDMDSTLIEAEVIDELAKAAGVGEQVAEITEAAMRGELDFKQSFARRMALLKGLDESVLAGIAAQLRLTEGAEKLISTLKKLGYKTAILSGGFNYFGRYLQQKLGIDYVYANELDIVDGKVTGEVKGIVVDGQRKAELLAMLAQQEGITLEQVIAVGDGANDLPMLSVAGLGVAFRAKPLVKASAQHAISNLGLDAILYLLGFRERDKLR, translated from the coding sequence GTGAACGAAATTTTACTGATTAACGCATCCGGCCAGGATAAACCCGGTGTGACCTATGCCATTACCCAGGTGCTCTCCCAATGGGACGCCCGTATCCTCGATATTGGCCAGGCGGTGATCCACGACACCCTGGCGCTGGGAATGCTGGTTAGCCTGGATATGCAGCCAGAAGCGCGCGAGCAGTTGCTGGCAGCGATCCGCCAGGCTTGTGCCGAACAGGATATCCAGGTGCGTTTCCAGAGTATCTCTGCGGACAGCTACCGCCATTGGGTGGATCAGCAAGGTAAGGCGCGCCATATTGTGACCCTGTTGGCGCGCCAGGTGACGGCGGCACAAATTGCTGAGCTGACCACCATTATTTCGCGCCATGGGCTGAACATCGACAGCATCAATCGCCTGTCTGGCCGTGTCGCCCTGACAGACCTGGAAAAACCGGTACAGGACGAGCAGGGCAGCGCCTGCGTGGAATTTACCGTGCGCGGTACACCGGCTGATATGCTCGCCCTGCGCGCCGATTTTATGGAGTTGTCTGCGCGCTTGAATATCGATGTTGCCTTCCAAAGCGATACGGTGTATCGCCGCAACCGCCGCCTGGTGTGTTTCGATATGGACTCTACCCTGATTGAGGCCGAAGTTATCGACGAATTGGCCAAGGCTGCGGGGGTTGGAGAGCAGGTTGCTGAGATTACCGAAGCGGCTATGCGCGGCGAGCTGGATTTCAAGCAAAGCTTTGCGCGCCGTATGGCGCTGCTCAAAGGCCTGGATGAGTCGGTACTTGCCGGCATTGCAGCGCAGCTGCGCTTGACCGAAGGTGCAGAGAAATTAATTTCCACCCTGAAAAAGCTCGGTTACAAAACCGCGATCCTCTCGGGCGGCTTTAATTATTTTGGCCGCTACCTGCAACAAAAACTGGGCATCGATTATGTCTATGCCAACGAATTGGATATTGTCGATGGCAAGGTCACCGGTGAGGTCAAGGGTATAGTCGTCGATGGCCAGCGCAAGGCGGAGTTGTTGGCGATGCTGGCACAACAAGAGGGTATTACCCTTGAGCAAGTGATTGCCGTGGGCGATGGTGCCAACGACCTGCCCATGTTGAGCGTTGCCGGCCTGGGGGTCGCCTTCCGTGCAAAACCCCTGGTAAAAGCCTCTGCCCAGCATGCGATTTCCAACCTGGGATTGGATGCGATTTTGTATCTGCTCGGTTTCCGCGAGCGGGATAAGCTGCGCTGA
- a CDS encoding sulfite reductase subunit alpha, which yields MPDSVLPASSAVVLSSGPRAVRSVCPYCGVGCGMILETDGIRVTKVSGDKQHPSNQGRLCTKGQTSAQALANSGRMESAFVRRERQRDPVKTPMAEAIATTARRLRDILDTHGPEAISFYVSGQMSIEAQYLANKLAKGFIRTNLIESNSRLCMASAGTGYKLSLGSDAPPGSYQDFDHTDLFLVIGANMADCHPILYLRMMDRVKAGAKLIVVDPRRTTTAEKANLYLPIKPGTDLALLNGLLYLLHRQGSIDADFIARYTQGWEVFPEFLADYTPDKVSAITGLAVDAIVQAANLIGAAPEFITCWTMGLNQSTHGTWSTNAICNLHLATGKICRLGSGPFSLTGQPNAMGGREMGYMGPGLPGQRTLLVEEDRHFIENLWQLEPGSLRTQVGKGTVDLFQRMAQGDIKACWIICTNPVASIPNRQSVIDALQTAELVIAQDAFLDTETNRYADILLPGALWAEAEGVMINSERNLTLMQPAVKPPGEAMADWEIIARVAQAMGYAEHFDFPSAEAVFEEIKRTYNPNTGYDLRGASYARLRETPLQWPCAEQGSERNPIRYINSGIHQPLAINPDGSKPELRFATGSGKAVFHARPHVEPAEMPDAEFPLILNTGRVQHQWHTLTKTGKIPTLNKLNPGTFVEIHPQDAAELGINNKDKVEIRSRRGYAVLPAVVTDRVQPGCCFAPIHWNDVYGENLCINALTSDHVDPLSQQPELKIAAVALQRVQVFASDEGAQRSRDSIVDYALSPVAFAAVAEETSMTLIKTFAEKIGVQEVATPALSAQEQQYLSGYISGLNASANALAAVPALPADAPVAPAHKLWINGLLAGMFSRVLPLGVVAPQAEPGKPELLLLWASQTGNAEALAETFSGQLGQQGWSVRLQAMNDLSLDQLAAARYAVFITSTFGDGDSPDNGGTFWQQLNADPAPALADLQFALLALGDSNYDQFCGHGKKLYARLQALGAKPLLERVDCDTDFEAPAQAWFAKLMEQLAPQVSQDKNPVSMTVTNPASATTGYSKANPYPARLVVNRTLSGEGSGKDVRQFGFDLGDSGLTYEAGDALGVWPQNCPDYVFELEQALNFNADAPVVVDTREKPLQQALLENYEICRPNLELLHFIAERAAGGELKTLLDAEHKKALQDWLYGRQLVDILQEFPIRTSLEEFLPLLKRLQPRLYSIASSPKACPQQVHLTVSAVRYNRFHGSMKMRKGVASTFLADRAQDVDVPIFVQPSKHFHVPEQGDAPMIMVGPGTGIAPFRGFLQERQARGDRGKNWLFFGEQHAASDFYYQDELRQFQQEGVLTHLSLAFSRDQAQKIYVQDRMREQAAQLWEWLEQGAYFYVCGDASRMAKDVDQALRDIIQQYGKLDEAETVNYIRKLNMDKRYLRDVY from the coding sequence ATGCCTGATTCTGTGTTACCTGCATCATCTGCTGTTGTCTTATCGTCGGGGCCGCGTGCTGTCCGTAGTGTGTGCCCTTATTGCGGTGTCGGTTGCGGCATGATCCTCGAAACCGATGGCATCCGGGTGACCAAAGTCAGTGGCGATAAACAGCATCCCTCCAACCAGGGCCGCCTGTGTACCAAGGGCCAGACCAGCGCCCAAGCGCTGGCCAACTCCGGGCGCATGGAGTCGGCGTTTGTACGCCGCGAGCGCCAGCGCGACCCGGTTAAAACCCCTATGGCGGAAGCCATTGCCACAACCGCCAGGCGCCTGCGCGATATCCTCGATACCCATGGTCCCGAGGCGATCAGCTTTTATGTCTCGGGGCAGATGTCGATCGAGGCCCAATACCTGGCCAATAAACTCGCCAAGGGGTTTATCCGTACCAACCTGATCGAATCCAACTCACGTCTGTGTATGGCCAGTGCCGGCACTGGCTATAAGCTCTCCCTGGGCTCGGATGCACCGCCCGGTTCCTACCAGGATTTTGATCACACGGATTTGTTTTTGGTGATTGGCGCCAATATGGCCGACTGCCATCCCATCCTGTATTTGCGCATGATGGATCGGGTCAAGGCCGGAGCCAAATTGATTGTGGTGGACCCGCGCCGCACTACCACGGCAGAAAAAGCCAACCTGTATTTACCGATCAAACCGGGCACCGATCTGGCTCTGCTCAACGGCTTGCTGTACCTGCTGCACCGACAGGGCAGCATCGATGCGGATTTTATTGCGCGCTATACCCAGGGTTGGGAGGTTTTCCCGGAATTCCTGGCGGATTACACACCGGACAAGGTCAGCGCCATCACCGGCCTTGCCGTGGATGCCATCGTGCAGGCTGCGAACCTGATTGGCGCCGCCCCCGAGTTTATAACCTGCTGGACCATGGGACTTAACCAGAGTACCCACGGCACCTGGAGTACCAATGCTATCTGCAACTTGCATTTGGCTACTGGCAAGATCTGCCGTCTCGGCAGTGGACCTTTTTCATTAACCGGTCAACCCAATGCCATGGGTGGGCGCGAAATGGGTTATATGGGGCCGGGCTTACCCGGCCAGCGCACGCTGCTGGTGGAGGAGGATCGCCACTTTATTGAAAACCTCTGGCAACTGGAGCCGGGCAGCCTGCGCACACAGGTGGGCAAGGGTACGGTGGATTTGTTCCAGCGCATGGCGCAGGGGGACATAAAAGCCTGCTGGATTATCTGCACCAACCCGGTGGCCTCGATTCCCAATCGCCAGTCGGTGATCGATGCCTTGCAAACGGCCGAGCTGGTGATCGCGCAGGATGCTTTTTTGGATACGGAAACCAATCGTTACGCGGACATTTTGCTCCCCGGCGCACTCTGGGCAGAAGCCGAAGGCGTCATGATCAACTCCGAGCGCAACCTCACCCTGATGCAGCCCGCTGTCAAACCACCGGGTGAAGCCATGGCAGATTGGGAAATCATTGCGCGTGTGGCACAAGCCATGGGCTATGCTGAGCACTTTGACTTTCCCTCTGCCGAAGCCGTGTTTGAAGAAATCAAACGCACCTATAACCCCAATACCGGTTATGACTTGCGCGGCGCCAGCTACGCGCGTTTGCGCGAAACCCCGCTGCAGTGGCCCTGTGCAGAACAGGGCAGCGAGCGCAATCCTATTCGCTACATCAACAGCGGAATCCACCAGCCATTGGCAATTAATCCCGACGGCAGCAAACCGGAATTGCGTTTTGCCACCGGCTCCGGCAAAGCCGTATTTCACGCCCGCCCCCACGTTGAGCCGGCGGAAATGCCCGATGCGGAATTCCCGCTGATCCTGAATACCGGGCGTGTACAGCACCAATGGCACACACTGACCAAGACCGGGAAGATTCCCACGCTCAACAAACTCAACCCCGGCACTTTCGTGGAAATCCATCCGCAGGATGCGGCCGAGTTGGGTATTAACAACAAAGACAAGGTCGAAATTCGCTCGCGGCGCGGCTATGCCGTGTTGCCTGCGGTGGTTACCGATAGAGTGCAACCCGGATGCTGTTTTGCGCCTATCCACTGGAACGATGTCTACGGTGAAAACCTGTGCATCAACGCGCTGACCAGTGACCACGTCGACCCCCTATCACAGCAACCTGAATTAAAAATTGCCGCTGTCGCCCTCCAGCGGGTGCAGGTATTTGCCAGCGATGAAGGCGCGCAACGGTCGCGCGATTCCATCGTTGATTACGCACTCAGCCCTGTGGCATTTGCGGCGGTGGCCGAGGAAACCAGCATGACGCTCATCAAAACCTTTGCCGAAAAAATCGGTGTGCAGGAAGTCGCAACGCCAGCCTTATCGGCTCAGGAGCAACAGTATCTCAGCGGTTATATCAGTGGCCTGAATGCCAGCGCCAACGCACTGGCTGCGGTGCCGGCCCTGCCTGCGGATGCACCTGTTGCTCCTGCCCATAAGTTGTGGATCAACGGTTTATTGGCGGGTATGTTCAGCCGTGTGTTGCCCCTGGGGGTTGTTGCTCCCCAGGCGGAACCCGGCAAACCGGAGTTGCTCCTGCTCTGGGCCTCGCAGACCGGCAATGCCGAAGCGCTGGCCGAAACATTTTCCGGGCAACTTGGCCAGCAGGGCTGGAGTGTCAGGCTCCAGGCCATGAACGACCTGTCCCTCGACCAGCTCGCCGCCGCCAGGTATGCGGTATTTATCACCAGCACCTTTGGCGATGGCGATTCGCCGGATAATGGCGGCACTTTCTGGCAGCAGCTGAATGCCGATCCGGCCCCCGCGTTAGCCGATTTGCAGTTTGCCCTGCTCGCCCTGGGCGACTCTAACTACGACCAATTCTGTGGCCACGGTAAAAAACTCTATGCCCGCCTGCAGGCGCTGGGTGCCAAGCCTTTGTTGGAGCGGGTGGACTGCGACACGGATTTCGAGGCGCCGGCACAAGCCTGGTTTGCTAAGCTGATGGAGCAATTGGCTCCCCAGGTTTCCCAGGACAAGAATCCCGTATCCATGACAGTCACCAACCCCGCTTCTGCAACAACAGGCTATAGCAAGGCGAATCCCTATCCGGCGCGATTGGTCGTCAACCGGACATTGAGCGGCGAGGGCTCCGGTAAGGATGTCCGCCAGTTTGGTTTTGACCTGGGTGATTCCGGTCTTACCTATGAGGCCGGCGATGCCCTGGGGGTGTGGCCGCAAAACTGCCCGGACTATGTATTCGAATTGGAGCAGGCGCTCAACTTTAATGCCGATGCACCTGTGGTGGTGGACACGCGGGAAAAACCTTTACAACAGGCCTTGCTGGAAAATTATGAAATATGTCGCCCAAACCTGGAGCTGCTGCATTTTATTGCTGAGCGGGCGGCTGGCGGTGAGTTGAAGACCCTGCTCGACGCGGAACACAAAAAAGCCCTGCAAGATTGGCTCTACGGCCGCCAGTTGGTGGATATCCTGCAGGAATTCCCCATCCGCACCAGCCTGGAGGAATTCCTGCCGTTGTTGAAGCGTTTGCAGCCGCGTCTCTATTCCATCGCCTCCAGCCCCAAGGCCTGTCCGCAGCAAGTCCATCTCACGGTATCCGCCGTGCGCTATAACCGTTTCCACGGCAGCATGAAAATGCGCAAGGGCGTGGCATCTACTTTTTTGGCGGATCGCGCGCAGGATGTGGATGTGCCTATTTTTGTGCAGCCGAGCAAGCATTTCCATGTGCCGGAGCAGGGTGATGCGCCAATGATTATGGTGGGGCCGGGCACCGGCATAGCACCCTTCCGCGGTTTTTTGCAGGAGCGCCAGGCGCGCGGTGATCGCGGTAAAAATTGGCTCTTTTTTGGCGAGCAGCACGCCGCTTCGGATTTTTATTACCAGGATGAATTGCGGCAATTCCAACAGGAGGGTGTGCTGACCCATTTGAGCCTCGCGTTCTCACGCGACCAGGCACAAAAAATCTATGTACAGGATCGTATGCGCGAGCAAGCGGCACAATTGTGGGAGTGGTTGGAGCAGGGCGCTTATTTTTATGTGTGCGGCGATGCCAGCCGCATGGCCAAGGACGTGGACCAGGCGCTACGCGATATCATCCAGCAGTACGGCAAACTGGATGAAGCAGAGACCGTGAACTACATCCGCAAGTTGAACATGGATAAGCGCTATTTACGCGATGTGTACTAG
- a CDS encoding methyl-accepting chemotaxis protein, translating into MNSLSMKAKLILLGLVPGFIILALFLILVSERMHRAVEKDIALLRDTLMAAHKTELRHSLDVALSLIKPLYDASRDINSPEARQALELLKRLKYGSDGYFFGYDGNSVRVFSGSDNARIGDSFRDYKDVNGVFLINELVKQARAGGGYVTYHFPRLGQGDTAYPKLSYAVWLEKWNLMLGTGFYVDGVDTTLTEAAAISMAYIDSTLLRICVIALGLLVVIAAVAIYLANKTLRPLNNLIHSLESIAQGGGDLTRRIPQNTRDEIGAVISAFNRFVDSIHGMIQRIQQLTCQVASISQQVSQDTSATFQTLDHQREQTLQVASAMNEMAASAVEVARSTQEAANAATFAESTTKDAQKTAGRSIDNIHALSEEVRLNTEGLEQLQADVSGIGAVSDVIRGIAEQTNLLALNASIEAARAGEQGRGFAVVADEVRALAARTQASTEEIQAMIQRLQASTSSASDSIKRSLVKGDVSVQMVGATAQALGEIDHQVSTINQRGLQIATAAEEQTQVIESINQNMHAIADATERASGYAAHSRESGESLAKVGEELQQLVGQFRT; encoded by the coding sequence ATGAATTCCCTATCAATGAAGGCCAAGCTTATCCTGCTGGGGTTGGTCCCCGGCTTTATTATCCTGGCGCTGTTCTTAATCTTGGTGAGTGAACGTATGCACCGGGCGGTTGAGAAAGACATTGCCCTGCTGCGCGATACGCTCATGGCGGCGCATAAGACCGAGCTGCGCCATTCATTGGACGTTGCCCTGTCGCTGATCAAGCCTCTCTACGATGCCTCCCGCGATATTAATAGCCCTGAGGCCCGACAGGCCCTGGAATTGCTCAAGCGTCTCAAGTACGGCAGTGACGGCTACTTCTTTGGCTACGATGGCAATTCGGTTCGCGTATTTTCCGGCAGTGACAATGCCCGGATTGGCGACAGCTTTCGCGACTACAAAGATGTTAACGGCGTATTCCTGATCAACGAGCTGGTCAAGCAGGCCAGGGCTGGCGGGGGTTATGTAACCTACCATTTCCCGCGCCTGGGACAGGGGGATACGGCCTATCCAAAGCTGAGTTATGCCGTGTGGTTGGAAAAGTGGAACCTGATGCTGGGTACCGGTTTTTATGTCGATGGCGTGGATACCACCCTGACGGAAGCTGCCGCTATCAGTATGGCGTACATAGATTCCACACTCTTGCGCATCTGTGTGATTGCCCTGGGATTATTGGTCGTGATCGCCGCAGTCGCGATTTATTTGGCCAACAAAACACTCCGGCCACTCAATAACCTCATCCACAGCCTGGAAAGTATCGCCCAGGGCGGCGGCGACCTGACCCGCCGTATCCCGCAAAACACCCGGGATGAGATAGGGGCGGTGATCAGTGCCTTTAACCGCTTTGTGGATTCCATCCACGGGATGATCCAGCGTATCCAGCAATTGACCTGCCAGGTAGCCAGTATCAGCCAGCAGGTATCACAGGATACCAGCGCGACTTTCCAAACCCTGGATCACCAGCGCGAACAAACCCTGCAGGTTGCCAGTGCCATGAACGAGATGGCCGCTTCGGCGGTAGAGGTGGCGCGCAGTACCCAGGAGGCTGCCAACGCGGCTACTTTCGCTGAATCCACCACCAAGGATGCGCAAAAAACCGCGGGCCGCTCTATCGACAACATCCATGCGCTCTCGGAGGAGGTTCGCTTAAACACCGAGGGGCTGGAACAGTTGCAGGCGGATGTGAGCGGCATAGGCGCCGTCTCCGATGTGATTCGCGGCATTGCTGAACAGACCAACCTGCTGGCGTTGAATGCGTCCATCGAAGCGGCGCGCGCCGGGGAGCAGGGGCGCGGTTTTGCAGTGGTGGCCGATGAAGTGCGTGCATTGGCGGCGCGCACCCAGGCGTCCACCGAGGAAATCCAGGCGATGATCCAGCGCTTGCAGGCCAGTACCTCGTCTGCCAGCGACTCTATCAAGCGCAGCCTGGTCAAGGGTGATGTGTCTGTGCAGATGGTTGGTGCTACGGCCCAGGCGCTGGGGGAGATTGACCACCAGGTCAGCACCATCAACCAGCGCGGTTTGCAGATTGCCACGGCAGCGGAGGAGCAGACCCAGGTGATCGAGTCCATCAACCAGAATATGCATGCGATTGCCGATGCTACCGAGCGCGCCAGTGGCTATGCCGCCCACTCGCGCGAATCGGGCGAGTCCCTGGCGAAGGTGGGGGAGGAGCTCCAGCAGCTGGTGGGTCAATTCAGGACCTGA
- a CDS encoding EAL domain-containing protein, which yields MSHSEATIRLLILNNSRSEAERLISMLHASGHPCRAQHVESEEALVKLLQEQSWDLLIGSDKTTNVNLQAAIKQIRRLNKDVPVILQHEDEDPSAVVEGLRLGAVDVVGLDDDQHLLLVIERELANREHRQARRTADRRFREAERRSQQLLDSSRDAIAYVQDGLYLYANQSFAELFGYEDKDDIEAMPIMDMVADRDQARLKNFLKDFTFKGEDAESSTLAFSGITRNDEEKPLSLEVSLVTYDEEPCIQFLARATLAEAGNNEELEAQLKQIKWQDLVTGLYNRQYLINQLDHLIDNVDDKQHYCLLYIDLGDFNERVKTVFGETGADLALGDVAALLRAKANTQDIIARMSDSSFALLIPNIKADAAINRGKQLNTDIENHIIDIDHKTLQVNCNIGISLINENTTNTNTVIEQARTAMDKVRSKGHKVALFEPDQPKQEQKLDAAASLQQALDSDRFRLLFQPIISLRGSDEEYYEVYLRMVDEKDEEISPKHFLDAAASIGANTKIDRWVILESIKMLSEHRAKGNKTKLIINISGQSLCDETLVPWLGVAFKAAKLLSDSIIFQAQEIDVTNHLNAAKAFAEGLAKLKTTFSISSFGCALNPFSTLKHVPASLIKIDGSFTTDIQNNNENPETLIHLIEQLHSENKITLVPFVENASVLSTLWQAGAHYIQGHYLQEPSHSMNYDFNMES from the coding sequence ATGAGCCACAGTGAAGCCACAATCCGGTTGCTGATCCTCAACAATAGCCGCTCCGAAGCCGAGCGCCTGATCAGCATGCTCCACGCCTCCGGGCACCCCTGCCGCGCCCAGCACGTCGAAAGTGAAGAAGCCCTGGTTAAATTACTCCAGGAGCAGAGCTGGGATCTGTTGATCGGCAGTGACAAAACAACCAACGTCAATCTCCAGGCCGCCATCAAGCAAATCCGTCGCCTCAACAAAGATGTTCCGGTAATCCTGCAACATGAGGATGAAGATCCCTCGGCGGTGGTCGAGGGGCTGCGCCTGGGTGCCGTGGATGTTGTGGGGCTGGACGACGACCAGCATCTGCTGCTGGTTATAGAGCGCGAACTGGCCAACCGCGAACATCGCCAGGCGCGGCGCACCGCCGACCGCCGTTTCCGCGAGGCGGAGCGCCGCAGCCAGCAATTGCTCGACAGCTCGCGCGATGCCATTGCCTATGTACAGGATGGCCTTTACCTCTACGCCAACCAGTCTTTCGCTGAACTCTTTGGCTATGAAGACAAAGACGATATCGAAGCCATGCCAATCATGGACATGGTGGCTGATCGCGACCAGGCGCGGCTAAAAAATTTCCTCAAGGATTTCACCTTTAAGGGCGAAGATGCCGAGTCCAGCACCCTGGCCTTTAGCGGTATTACCCGCAATGACGAAGAAAAACCACTGAGCCTGGAAGTGTCGCTGGTTACCTACGACGAAGAACCCTGCATCCAATTCCTTGCACGCGCCACCCTTGCCGAAGCCGGCAACAACGAAGAGCTGGAAGCGCAACTCAAACAAATCAAATGGCAGGATCTGGTTACCGGCCTCTACAACCGCCAGTACTTGATCAACCAGTTGGATCACCTGATCGACAATGTGGACGACAAACAGCACTACTGCCTGCTCTATATTGACCTGGGTGATTTCAACGAGCGCGTTAAAACCGTTTTCGGTGAAACCGGAGCTGACCTGGCATTGGGCGATGTCGCCGCACTGTTGCGCGCCAAGGCGAATACCCAGGACATTATTGCGCGCATGAGCGATTCCAGTTTTGCCCTGTTAATCCCCAACATCAAAGCCGACGCCGCCATCAACCGCGGCAAGCAGTTAAATACCGATATTGAAAACCACATCATCGATATCGACCACAAAACCCTGCAGGTCAATTGCAATATCGGTATTTCACTGATTAACGAAAACACTACCAATACCAATACCGTGATTGAGCAGGCGCGCACCGCCATGGACAAGGTGCGCAGCAAGGGCCATAAAGTCGCCCTGTTTGAACCCGATCAACCCAAGCAGGAACAAAAGCTCGACGCCGCCGCTTCGCTGCAACAGGCCCTGGACAGCGATCGCTTCCGCTTGTTATTCCAACCCATTATCAGCCTGCGCGGTTCCGACGAGGAGTACTACGAAGTCTACCTGCGCATGGTGGATGAAAAAGACGAAGAAATTTCGCCCAAGCATTTCCTCGATGCCGCCGCCTCGATTGGGGCCAATACCAAAATTGATCGCTGGGTAATCCTCGAATCGATCAAGATGCTGTCGGAGCACCGCGCCAAAGGCAACAAGACCAAACTCATCATCAATATCAGCGGCCAGTCGCTCTGTGATGAAACCCTGGTGCCCTGGCTGGGCGTTGCCTTCAAGGCAGCAAAACTGCTCAGTGACTCCATTATCTTCCAGGCCCAGGAAATTGATGTCACCAATCACCTGAATGCGGCCAAGGCGTTTGCCGAAGGCTTAGCCAAACTGAAAACAACCTTCTCCATCAGCAGTTTCGGTTGCGCACTCAATCCCTTTAGCACCCTCAAGCACGTGCCGGCATCGCTGATCAAAATCGACGGTTCTTTCACCACCGATATCCAAAACAACAATGAAAATCCCGAGACCTTGATTCACCTGATCGAGCAACTGCACAGCGAAAACAAAATTACCCTGGTGCCCTTTGTGGAAAACGCCAGTGTACTCTCCACCCTCTGGCAGGCCGGTGCACATTACATCCAGGGTCACTATTTGCAGGAGCCAAGCCACAGCATGAATTACGACTTTAATATGGAGTCCTGA